Proteins from a single region of Syntrophales bacterium:
- a CDS encoding FAD-dependent oxidoreductase, which produces MVFRKDLITLETDLLVIGGGLAGCMAAIKGREHEVKALILEKSHTIASGQAGSGIDHVWGYIPPVHEKMGWTIEDLVEDHMQGVAHGFGRRDLIRFVSREIYPRLLDLETFGIKIRYQDSSLPGGFRLVYQFHSVPTSLNIDGYFLKKSLTREAKRRGVEILNRVMVTDLLSENGKVTGALAVGARDGKVYRIAAKSVILAAGGKTGRLGRESTGCVRFNLHLPGSLSADGKSLAFRAGLAIMNMEFLGARRYGLANYETAGRPPRNSWQPAAAIVDAQGKIVVPKTTFYEWGDLEKGYQIDAAATRRQWLAQGAITPLGMPSRIDLLEKGPYYVDCTGASEEEIRYVEWALQNEGKCRQLLKYLQEEGIDIRKDRIELGLGSRELGNLAAAGLIVDGNMETTMQGLFAAGDEVGGIPFGASSAAFTTGWHAGDMAGQFARTRKSPLHTGEEALSRLQDLCTEIMSDRRGYSWREVEDSLQNIMDAYCADVKTETMLARGLSRLLELKDAPLQASNPHDLTRCLEVKSLLDNAEMIFRTSLARKESRGKPFGFYRSDFPQQDDANWYALSTIQRVNDEWRISRIPLGPQEAVSANA; this is translated from the coding sequence ATGGTCTTTAGAAAGGATTTAATCACTCTTGAAACCGACCTCCTTGTGATTGGGGGAGGCCTCGCTGGGTGCATGGCCGCCATCAAAGGAAGAGAGCACGAGGTGAAGGCGCTCATCCTGGAGAAGAGTCACACCATCGCCAGCGGGCAGGCAGGCTCAGGCATTGACCACGTTTGGGGATATATCCCGCCGGTACACGAAAAGATGGGTTGGACCATCGAGGATCTCGTGGAAGACCATATGCAGGGGGTGGCCCATGGCTTTGGTCGGAGAGACCTCATCCGCTTCGTGTCTCGGGAGATTTATCCGCGCCTGCTCGACCTGGAGACTTTCGGCATCAAGATCAGGTATCAGGACAGTTCCCTGCCTGGCGGATTTCGCTTGGTGTACCAGTTTCACAGCGTACCCACCTCGTTGAATATCGACGGATATTTCCTCAAGAAAAGTCTCACCAGGGAGGCGAAGCGAAGGGGAGTCGAGATTCTCAACCGGGTGATGGTGACGGATCTGCTCTCCGAAAACGGAAAGGTCACGGGCGCCTTGGCTGTAGGCGCCCGTGACGGCAAAGTCTATCGAATCGCCGCCAAGAGCGTCATCCTTGCCGCGGGAGGAAAAACGGGGAGGCTGGGCCGGGAATCCACCGGCTGCGTCAGGTTTAACCTGCACCTGCCGGGGTCTCTCAGCGCTGACGGCAAGTCCTTGGCCTTCCGCGCTGGTCTGGCGATCATGAACATGGAATTTCTCGGGGCAAGACGTTACGGACTGGCCAACTACGAGACCGCCGGGAGGCCCCCCAGGAACTCGTGGCAACCCGCGGCGGCCATCGTCGATGCGCAAGGAAAAATCGTCGTTCCTAAAACCACCTTTTATGAGTGGGGGGATTTGGAAAAAGGATATCAGATAGATGCCGCCGCAACCAGAAGGCAGTGGCTTGCGCAAGGCGCCATCACCCCTCTGGGAATGCCATCGCGAATAGACCTGCTTGAGAAGGGACCGTACTATGTGGATTGCACGGGCGCCTCGGAGGAGGAGATCCGTTATGTGGAATGGGCACTTCAGAACGAGGGAAAGTGCAGGCAGCTTCTCAAATATCTGCAGGAGGAGGGCATCGACATAAGGAAGGACAGAATCGAGCTCGGCCTGGGGAGTCGGGAGTTGGGAAATTTGGCCGCCGCCGGTCTCATCGTGGATGGCAATATGGAGACGACCATGCAGGGTCTATTTGCCGCTGGGGACGAGGTGGGGGGAATTCCCTTCGGAGCCTCGTCTGCCGCTTTCACCACCGGCTGGCATGCGGGAGACATGGCCGGACAATTCGCCCGCACCCGGAAATCTCCGCTCCATACCGGGGAGGAGGCGCTTAGCCGGCTGCAAGACCTGTGCACAGAGATCATGAGTGACCGGAGGGGTTACAGTTGGAGGGAAGTTGAGGATAGCCTGCAAAACATCATGGACGCCTATTGTGCCGATGTGAAGACGGAGACCATGCTGGCAAGAGGTTTATCACGGCTTTTGGAACTGAAGGACGCTCCGCTCCAGGCCTCAAACCCTCATGACCTGACCCGGTGTCTCGAGGTAAAATCGCTCTTGGATAACGCGGAAATGATTTTCAGAACCTCCCTGGCCCGGAAGGAGAGCAGGGGAAAACCCTTCGGCTTTTACAGGTCAGACTTCCCGCAGCAGGATGATGCCAATTGGTATGCCTTATCCACCATCCAGAGGGTAAATGACGAATGGCGGATCTCCAGGATTCCCCTTGGCCCACAGGAAGCGGTTTCTGCGAATGCATAA
- a CDS encoding ferredoxin family protein — MIRKIDEKACVGCALCAMLCPGDVIVMDKSGKARAKYPEDCWTCFSCEMACPVKAIDVHPFRRPRPMAW; from the coding sequence ATGATCCGCAAGATCGACGAAAAAGCATGCGTGGGTTGTGCCCTGTGTGCAATGCTCTGTCCGGGGGATGTGATCGTCATGGACAAGAGCGGGAAAGCCCGGGCCAAATACCCGGAGGACTGCTGGACATGCTTTAGTTGCGAGATGGCTTGCCCGGTCAAGGCGATCGACGTCCATCCCTTCCGCAGACCGAGGCCCATGGCATGGTAG
- a CDS encoding FAD-binding protein, which translates to MDKSQSWEVVDTEVLIVGGGFGGLWAALRAAELGTSVTLVDKSFAGKSGHSFLAGGAMVVLLPGDDPDQYLYDITLGNEWLVDQEMVTAVLDGSYARLKDLESFGIPFRKRGEEYVWTRARGAQHIKNLWPQNASAADEVLVLRKVALARGVKIINHLYVYDLLKESEGRVCGVAGIGVKDQKNYLITAKSVILATNTGSYRGHHLACELQGTGPFMAFEAGAQIKNPEFHYINIRPAKHEIEGSGILPAIGARWKNAKNQHFMKNYDPLLEDRAPVFKIVISAAKEALKGNAPICIDVEGMTEEEREKFRILQVSHGWMPLLFRKCESEEGYDPLRDNIEWQPAYECNKLGIRADVDCRTSLKGLFAAGMARTLGVNPFTGWSITSCTWSGYRAGESAAMAAKSVSLKQLDFKSLIEAKKRFFQPFAVGKGHDPDRLVHELQKILFPADVLIIMSEPKLQEALDRVIRLKEERLPSLQASDVRGLIKARETQTMCISAEMTLRAALMRQETRESIFYREDYPRPDNAKWLKWIFVEKAAPGEMLFTTEAVPIERYRFQPEGPE; encoded by the coding sequence ATGGATAAATCGCAATCATGGGAAGTCGTTGATACAGAAGTCCTCATAGTGGGAGGCGGTTTTGGCGGGCTCTGGGCCGCCCTGAGGGCTGCGGAATTGGGGACCTCTGTCACGCTCGTGGATAAATCATTCGCAGGCAAGTCAGGGCATTCCTTTCTCGCCGGGGGAGCCATGGTGGTCCTTCTCCCCGGGGACGATCCCGACCAATATCTCTATGACATCACACTGGGCAACGAGTGGCTTGTTGATCAGGAAATGGTAACCGCAGTCCTGGATGGTTCCTACGCGAGACTCAAAGACCTTGAATCATTCGGTATCCCTTTCCGAAAGCGCGGGGAGGAATACGTTTGGACCAGGGCCAGGGGCGCCCAGCATATCAAGAACCTCTGGCCGCAAAATGCCTCTGCTGCCGACGAAGTACTGGTACTCCGCAAGGTCGCCCTGGCGAGGGGTGTGAAGATCATCAATCATCTCTATGTCTATGACCTGCTCAAAGAAAGCGAAGGCCGGGTCTGCGGGGTTGCCGGAATCGGGGTAAAGGACCAAAAGAACTATTTAATTACGGCAAAAAGTGTGATCCTGGCAACCAATACCGGGAGCTATCGGGGCCATCATCTCGCCTGCGAACTTCAGGGTACGGGGCCTTTTATGGCCTTTGAGGCGGGGGCACAGATCAAGAACCCGGAATTCCATTATATCAATATCCGCCCCGCTAAGCATGAAATTGAGGGATCGGGAATCCTGCCGGCCATAGGGGCCAGGTGGAAAAACGCCAAGAATCAGCATTTCATGAAAAACTATGACCCGCTCCTGGAGGATAGGGCACCCGTTTTCAAGATCGTCATATCTGCCGCCAAAGAGGCCCTCAAGGGCAATGCTCCTATCTGTATCGACGTGGAGGGGATGACCGAAGAGGAAAGGGAAAAATTCCGTATTCTTCAAGTAAGCCATGGATGGATGCCCCTCCTTTTCCGGAAATGCGAAAGCGAAGAGGGGTATGACCCCTTGCGAGACAACATCGAATGGCAACCTGCGTATGAATGCAACAAACTGGGAATCCGGGCCGACGTGGACTGCAGAACCTCACTGAAGGGTCTTTTCGCCGCCGGCATGGCGAGAACTCTCGGAGTCAATCCCTTCACCGGCTGGTCTATCACTTCCTGCACGTGGTCCGGCTACAGGGCTGGCGAAAGCGCCGCTATGGCTGCGAAAAGCGTCTCCCTTAAACAGTTGGATTTCAAGTCCTTGATAGAAGCCAAAAAAAGATTTTTCCAACCCTTTGCCGTGGGAAAAGGCCATGACCCGGACCGGCTGGTTCACGAGCTTCAGAAAATCCTTTTCCCCGCCGATGTTCTCATCATCATGAGTGAGCCGAAACTTCAGGAAGCATTGGACCGTGTAATCAGGCTCAAGGAGGAACGACTGCCCTCTTTGCAGGCATCGGATGTGCGGGGTTTGATCAAGGCCAGGGAAACTCAGACAATGTGCATTTCCGCGGAGATGACTCTCCGGGCTGCCTTAATGAGGCAGGAAACCAGAGAGAGCATCTTTTACCGGGAGGATTACCCCCGGCCAGACAACGCTAAATGGCTGAAATGGATTTTTGTGGAAAAGGCAGCACCGGGTGAGATGCTCTTCACCACGGAGGCTGTCCCCATAGAAAGGTACAGATTTCAACCAGAGGGGCCAGAATGA
- a CDS encoding FCD domain-containing protein: MTVQFKPLNEKKNFEKIVDVLKQKIFSGEFHSGDRLPVERDLAEKLRVSRLSVREAYRSLELFGMVEIRRGNEGGAFIRTPNRSSIIQSVGDLFRFQGLTLEQWTEARLLLELDIARLAIKRADKNDYARLEGLIGEAYQKIEAGVPAHEEHISFHRRFAETARNPILFTAYNSMMGLLLDSLLVLHAPLEHAQNAAEIHRRIVDVMKGGDFSLLSEVIEEHVREAGKRLVYIAKSSPLFNGNLSQE; this comes from the coding sequence ATGACAGTTCAATTTAAACCACTGAACGAGAAAAAGAACTTTGAGAAAATCGTTGACGTGCTGAAACAGAAGATTTTTTCGGGCGAGTTTCACTCAGGCGACCGTTTGCCTGTAGAGCGAGACCTGGCTGAGAAGCTCAGAGTAAGCCGTCTCTCGGTGCGGGAAGCCTATCGTTCCCTTGAATTATTCGGAATGGTGGAAATCCGCAGAGGCAATGAAGGAGGAGCATTTATCCGCACGCCGAACAGAAGCTCTATTATCCAGAGCGTGGGCGATCTATTCCGTTTTCAGGGCCTCACCCTGGAACAATGGACGGAAGCGCGCCTCCTGCTTGAACTGGACATTGCCAGATTGGCCATAAAGCGCGCCGACAAAAACGATTATGCGCGCCTGGAAGGTTTGATCGGAGAAGCTTATCAAAAGATCGAAGCCGGCGTCCCCGCCCATGAAGAACATATATCTTTTCACCGACGCTTTGCAGAAACCGCCCGCAACCCCATTCTCTTTACGGCATATAACTCGATGATGGGCCTTCTTTTGGACAGCCTGCTGGTCCTCCATGCCCCCTTGGAGCATGCTCAGAATGCTGCAGAAATTCACAGGCGCATTGTGGATGTCATGAAGGGCGGTGATTTCAGCCTGTTATCAGAGGTAATCGAAGAGCACGTCCGGGAGGCAGGCAAGCGGCTGGTTTATATTGCAAAATCATCTCCGCTCTTTAACGGGAATCTCTCGCAAGAGTAA
- the thiE gene encoding thiamine phosphate synthase yields the protein MKTKKIDYSLYLVTDRRWLGEKSLEDAVEEAIQGGATAVQLREKYISSREYLEIAKRVKDVTDRCGIPFIINDRIDIAFACDADGVHLGSDDLSIPIAHAILGREKIVGASACTLAEALALEAQGADYLGVGAVFPTGTKTDADQVALTELAKIKANVRIPVVAIGGIGLGNIEAALKTGIDGVAVVSAIMAQRDIAGAAKTLANILKALLLREIPVKERR from the coding sequence ATGAAAACAAAAAAAATCGATTATTCACTGTATCTGGTGACCGATCGCCGCTGGCTTGGGGAAAAAAGTCTCGAGGACGCCGTCGAAGAGGCGATTCAGGGCGGGGCGACCGCTGTGCAGCTTCGCGAAAAGTATATTTCGTCGCGGGAATATTTGGAAATTGCGAAGAGGGTAAAAGATGTTACGGACAGATGCGGAATTCCGTTTATCATCAACGACCGGATAGACATCGCCTTTGCCTGTGATGCTGACGGGGTGCATCTCGGTTCTGACGATTTGTCCATTCCGATTGCCCACGCGATTCTGGGGCGGGAAAAGATCGTCGGCGCCTCCGCCTGTACGCTTGCAGAGGCGCTGGCGCTGGAGGCGCAGGGGGCCGATTATCTGGGGGTCGGCGCGGTTTTCCCAACCGGTACGAAAACAGACGCCGACCAGGTAGCGCTTACAGAATTGGCAAAAATCAAAGCAAACGTCAGGATCCCGGTTGTGGCGATCGGCGGGATTGGCTTGGGCAACATTGAGGCGGCGCTGAAAACCGGGATTGACGGCGTCGCCGTTGTTTCTGCAATAATGGCGCAGCGCGATATCGCCGGCGCGGCGAAAACCCTGGCGAATATACTCAAAGCCTTACTCTTGCGAGAGATTCCCGTTAAAGAGCGGAGATGA
- a CDS encoding 2Fe-2S iron-sulfur cluster-binding protein, whose protein sequence is MVNLTIDNKKIQAEEGQTLLDVARQNGIVIPTLCHHESLEPSGACRLCSVEIGEGSRTKVVTSCLYPVAEGLVVNTASERVMNVRRTVIQLLLARAPESEQLAKMAENMGISPEPRFKASEDGNKCVLCRLCVRTCEKIVGVSAIGFSSRGPQKNVCTPFHEPSNVCIGCGACSYVCPTGEIEMLTSPAGDVRTIWGRDFKMAVCKVCGRYFAPEDQLQYISGRTGVPVEELMVCSSCR, encoded by the coding sequence ATGGTTAATCTGACGATAGACAACAAAAAGATTCAAGCGGAGGAAGGGCAGACCCTTTTGGATGTTGCCCGACAAAATGGCATAGTTATCCCGACATTGTGCCACCATGAATCTCTGGAGCCGTCGGGGGCGTGCCGTCTTTGCAGCGTGGAAATAGGGGAGGGGAGCAGAACGAAGGTTGTCACCTCCTGCCTCTACCCGGTTGCCGAGGGACTGGTTGTCAACACTGCAAGCGAGCGGGTGATGAATGTTCGGCGCACGGTGATCCAGCTCCTTCTTGCCCGCGCCCCGGAATCGGAGCAGCTTGCAAAGATGGCGGAGAATATGGGGATCAGCCCCGAGCCGCGGTTTAAAGCGAGCGAGGACGGAAATAAATGCGTGCTCTGCCGCTTATGCGTCCGGACATGCGAGAAGATCGTCGGAGTGAGCGCGATCGGGTTTTCCTCCCGCGGCCCGCAAAAGAATGTCTGCACGCCGTTTCACGAGCCTTCCAATGTCTGCATCGGCTGCGGCGCCTGCTCCTATGTCTGCCCGACGGGGGAAATAGAGATGCTTACCTCCCCTGCCGGGGATGTCCGCACGATCTGGGGGCGGGACTTCAAGATGGCGGTCTGCAAGGTCTGCGGCCGTTACTTTGCCCCCGAGGATCAGCTTCAGTACATAAGCGGGCGGACCGGCGTGCCAGTAGAAGAGCTGATGGTCTGCTCCAGCTGCCGGTAA
- a CDS encoding NADH-quinone oxidoreductase subunit NuoF codes for MTSKIKSFGELKELQEKIKAARDSQQQRITICVGTGCLAHGAMSVADAFREELDRRGLSVKIDFRKTGCHGFCERGPMVILAPENIFYQHVGVSDVGDIIEKTLLKGEIIDNLLYANPQTGEKYVHEDEVPFYKRQTRTVFGMNSKVDPKKMEDYLAVDGYSALAKALKMKPGEIIREVVTANLRGRGGGGFPAGRKWEETSKAAGTPKYVICNADEGDPGAYMDRSLLEGNPHLVLEGMIIGAYAIGSNEGYVYVRNEYPLAVENINIAIKQAREAGLLGENILGSGFSFDLKVNRGGGAFVCGESSALFASLEGRAGEPRAKYVHATEKGLYDKPTNLNNVETWANVPFIINNGGDWYAGIGTDHSKGTKIFSLVGKINNTGLVEVPMGTKLREIVFDIGGGILNNRKFKAIQTGGPSGGCIPEAYLDMPVDYDELTKVGSMMGSGGMIVMDEGTCMVDLARYFTNFLANESCGKCVPCREGVQRMKEILVDITEGKGREGDIELLESLAASIKDGALCALGTSAPNPVLSTIRYFRDEYEAHIKEKRCPAGVCKSLITYSVDPKKCTGCTLCAKVCPVGAATGEKKQAHKIDPDKCTRCGACKESCQFDAIIVR; via the coding sequence ATGACGAGCAAAATTAAATCCTTCGGTGAATTGAAAGAGTTACAGGAGAAAATCAAAGCCGCCCGTGATTCCCAACAGCAGCGCATTACGATCTGTGTGGGCACGGGATGTCTTGCTCATGGGGCAATGAGCGTGGCCGATGCCTTTCGCGAGGAGCTTGACCGCCGCGGGCTCTCCGTAAAAATCGACTTTCGGAAGACCGGCTGCCACGGCTTCTGCGAGCGGGGGCCGATGGTGATACTTGCCCCGGAGAATATTTTCTACCAGCACGTGGGCGTTAGCGACGTGGGCGATATCATTGAAAAAACGCTCCTGAAGGGGGAGATAATTGATAATCTGCTGTATGCCAATCCCCAGACCGGCGAGAAGTATGTCCACGAGGATGAGGTCCCGTTCTACAAGCGGCAGACCAGAACTGTCTTCGGCATGAACAGCAAGGTCGATCCGAAAAAAATGGAGGATTATCTTGCTGTTGACGGTTACAGCGCCCTTGCCAAGGCACTTAAGATGAAGCCCGGGGAGATCATCCGGGAGGTCGTAACGGCGAACCTGCGAGGGCGGGGCGGCGGAGGATTCCCGGCAGGCCGAAAATGGGAAGAGACCAGCAAGGCGGCAGGGACTCCCAAGTATGTGATCTGCAACGCCGATGAAGGAGACCCCGGCGCCTATATGGATCGCAGCCTGCTCGAAGGCAACCCCCACCTTGTTCTGGAAGGGATGATCATCGGCGCCTATGCGATCGGGTCGAACGAGGGATATGTCTACGTCCGCAACGAATATCCGCTCGCCGTTGAGAATATCAATATTGCGATCAAGCAGGCGCGGGAGGCTGGCCTCCTCGGCGAGAACATTCTGGGCAGTGGTTTTTCCTTCGACCTGAAGGTGAATCGCGGCGGCGGCGCTTTTGTCTGCGGCGAGTCGTCGGCGTTGTTTGCCTCTTTGGAGGGCAGGGCGGGCGAGCCGCGCGCCAAGTATGTCCACGCCACCGAAAAGGGGCTCTACGACAAGCCGACAAACCTCAACAACGTGGAAACATGGGCGAATGTCCCGTTTATCATCAACAACGGCGGCGACTGGTACGCCGGGATCGGCACCGACCACAGCAAGGGGACGAAGATATTCTCGCTGGTTGGCAAGATCAACAATACCGGCCTCGTCGAGGTGCCGATGGGAACGAAGCTGCGCGAGATAGTCTTCGATATTGGCGGCGGTATTCTCAATAACCGGAAATTCAAGGCGATTCAGACCGGCGGGCCATCCGGCGGCTGCATCCCAGAGGCTTATCTCGATATGCCGGTTGACTATGACGAACTTACCAAAGTCGGTTCCATGATGGGCTCCGGCGGCATGATCGTCATGGATGAAGGCACCTGTATGGTTGATCTGGCCCGCTACTTTACGAACTTTCTGGCCAATGAATCCTGCGGCAAGTGCGTTCCCTGCCGGGAAGGCGTGCAGCGGATGAAAGAAATCCTGGTGGATATCACCGAAGGGAAGGGCAGGGAAGGCGATATCGAGCTGCTCGAGTCGCTTGCGGCCAGCATCAAGGACGGCGCCCTGTGCGCCCTCGGCACCAGCGCCCCGAACCCGGTACTCAGCACGATCCGTTACTTCCGTGACGAGTACGAGGCGCATATCAAGGAAAAACGCTGTCCCGCGGGTGTCTGCAAGTCGCTCATCACGTACAGCGTTGACCCAAAAAAGTGTACCGGCTGCACCCTGTGCGCGAAGGTATGTCCCGTGGGGGCCGCGACCGGCGAAAAGAAGCAGGCCCACAAAATCGATCCTGATAAATGCACGAGATGCGGCGCCTGCAAGGAAAGCTGCCAATTTGATGCGATCATCGTGAGGTAA
- the nuoE gene encoding NADH-quinone oxidoreductase subunit NuoE produces the protein MEEKVKEIVQGYGGDRSYLVPIMQDVQKEFGYLAKDALLAISANLGVPVSRVYEVATFYKAFSLKPKGRHHISLCMGTACHVRGAEFIASNITTLLGIKDGETTEDQEFSFETVGCLGACALGPIVVVDGEYHGEMNIAKSTKLLKKIGKKV, from the coding sequence ATGGAAGAAAAGGTAAAGGAGATCGTGCAAGGTTACGGCGGGGACCGAAGTTACCTGGTTCCCATCATGCAGGACGTCCAGAAGGAATTCGGTTATCTTGCCAAGGATGCCCTGCTGGCAATTAGCGCTAATCTTGGCGTTCCGGTAAGCCGGGTGTACGAAGTCGCGACGTTTTACAAGGCTTTCAGCCTGAAGCCGAAGGGCCGCCATCATATCAGTCTCTGCATGGGCACCGCCTGTCATGTGCGCGGCGCCGAGTTTATCGCCAGCAACATCACCACCCTGCTGGGGATCAAGGATGGCGAAACGACCGAGGACCAAGAGTTCTCTTTCGAGACGGTTGGTTGTCTCGGGGCTTGCGCCCTGGGGCCGATTGTTGTGGTGGATGGCGAGTATCACGGGGAAATGAACATCGCCAAATCGACAAAGCTCCTCAAGAAAATAGGGAAGAAGGTATAA
- the porB gene encoding pyruvate synthase subunit PorB: MNKAANSPLIIENFDLYAPKLVSKEEFFSAGHRACQGCAEALAIRLMCKALGRDTVITNATGCMEVISSLYPTTAWRLPWIHVAFPCAAAVGSGVEAGLTALRRKGKIPDKRVKSVAIGGDGGTMDIGFQALSGAMERGHDMLYVCFDNEAYMNTGIQRSSGTPFMASTTTSPAGKKIPGNQVWKKNVTEIMVAHNIPYVATASPAYPIDFMNKVKKAREVKGPAYIHCLVTCPTGWRSPSETSIQLGRLAYETGVFPIYEVEDGKYRFTMPVPEKRRPVADYMKTQGRFRHVTPDQIKVIQERIDIEWEMLKIKIESSKSHAEIREQVKS, translated from the coding sequence ATGAATAAAGCAGCGAACAGCCCTTTGATTATAGAAAACTTTGATCTCTATGCCCCGAAGCTGGTAAGCAAGGAGGAGTTCTTCAGTGCCGGTCATCGCGCCTGTCAAGGCTGCGCCGAGGCGCTGGCTATTCGCCTGATGTGCAAGGCTTTGGGCAGGGATACCGTCATCACCAATGCGACCGGTTGCATGGAGGTTATCTCCAGCCTCTATCCCACGACAGCCTGGCGGCTCCCCTGGATACACGTGGCGTTTCCGTGCGCCGCGGCGGTTGGCTCCGGCGTGGAGGCAGGCTTGACGGCTCTGCGCCGCAAGGGAAAGATTCCGGACAAAAGGGTAAAATCCGTTGCGATCGGCGGCGACGGCGGGACGATGGACATCGGTTTTCAGGCGTTGTCCGGGGCGATGGAGCGGGGTCACGATATGCTCTATGTCTGCTTCGACAACGAGGCGTATATGAATACGGGCATCCAGCGTTCCAGCGGGACGCCGTTTATGGCCTCGACAACGACATCGCCGGCGGGCAAGAAAATCCCCGGCAATCAGGTCTGGAAGAAAAACGTCACGGAAATCATGGTGGCGCACAATATTCCCTATGTGGCGACGGCTTCGCCGGCCTACCCGATCGATTTCATGAACAAGGTAAAAAAAGCCCGTGAGGTTAAGGGTCCCGCGTACATCCACTGTCTGGTTACCTGCCCGACAGGATGGCGCTCGCCGTCGGAAACGAGCATCCAACTTGGCCGCCTTGCCTATGAGACAGGGGTTTTTCCCATTTACGAGGTTGAGGACGGAAAGTACCGTTTCACCATGCCGGTGCCGGAAAAACGGCGGCCGGTGGCGGATTACATGAAGACTCAGGGACGATTCCGACATGTAACCCCGGATCAGATAAAGGTCATTCAGGAAAGAATCGATATCGAGTGGGAGATGCTCAAGATCAAGATAGAGAGCTCCAAGTCCCACGCTGAGATCAGGGAACAGGTGAAATCGTAG
- the porA gene encoding pyruvate ferredoxin oxidoreductase, with protein sequence MGKRIGIEVAIAAAEAAALCRFEVAAVYPITPQSHVAEHLSDIVNDGRVDASFITVEGEHSALSAAIGASGTGARVITATSSQGLLYMSEIMPIASGMRLPIVMIVANRAVSSPINIWNDHSDIMPMRDTGWITFFSENGQEAVDMVIQAYKVAEHRDVMLPVDVMMDGFQLTHMVEPLFMPDQEEVDRFLPPYVPYATLHPDKPVSMGTLAMPEIFAEAQKSKDAALVNSLTVIKEVWKEWEELFGRKYEPVQTYRTEDADVAMVTMGSMGETAEVAVDELRQQGIKAGLVKIKLWRPFPFEDLKKAVKGIRVVAVMDRAVSFGGPGGPVFSEIRSALYDEPARPAVVNFIIGLGGRDIQVIDFVDMVKRAAAGKLSEPYEFYGVRG encoded by the coding sequence ATGGGAAAAAGAATAGGAATTGAAGTCGCAATTGCAGCGGCGGAGGCGGCCGCCCTGTGCCGATTTGAGGTGGCAGCCGTATATCCCATCACGCCTCAGTCCCACGTTGCCGAGCATCTTTCCGATATCGTCAACGATGGACGGGTAGATGCCTCTTTTATCACTGTGGAAGGCGAGCATTCCGCCCTCAGCGCCGCTATCGGCGCCTCGGGGACCGGCGCGCGCGTGATCACGGCAACCAGTTCCCAAGGGCTCCTCTACATGAGCGAAATTATGCCGATTGCCTCGGGGATGAGGCTGCCGATCGTCATGATCGTGGCAAACCGGGCAGTTTCCTCCCCTATCAATATCTGGAACGATCACAGCGATATCATGCCGATGCGGGATACCGGCTGGATCACCTTCTTTTCGGAAAACGGCCAGGAAGCGGTGGACATGGTTATTCAGGCCTACAAGGTTGCCGAACACCGCGACGTGATGTTGCCTGTTGATGTAATGATGGACGGCTTTCAGCTCACCCACATGGTCGAGCCGCTCTTTATGCCCGATCAGGAGGAGGTGGATCGTTTTTTGCCGCCTTATGTCCCCTATGCGACCCTGCACCCGGACAAGCCTGTTTCGATGGGAACCCTCGCGATGCCGGAGATCTTCGCGGAAGCGCAGAAGTCAAAGGACGCGGCCCTGGTCAACTCGCTCACGGTTATCAAGGAGGTATGGAAGGAATGGGAAGAGCTGTTCGGCCGCAAATATGAGCCGGTGCAGACTTACCGGACCGAAGATGCCGACGTGGCCATGGTAACGATGGGATCGATGGGGGAAACCGCGGAGGTTGCGGTTGACGAGCTGCGCCAGCAGGGAATAAAGGCTGGTCTTGTAAAGATCAAACTGTGGCGCCCCTTTCCTTTTGAAGACCTTAAAAAGGCGGTAAAGGGAATTCGGGTGGTTGCCGTTATGGACAGGGCGGTATCTTTCGGCGGGCCGGGAGGGCCGGTTTTTTCCGAAATCCGCTCCGCTCTTTATGATGAGCCTGCTCGCCCCGCTGTAGTGAATTTCATCATCGGGCTGGGCGGCCGGGATATACAGGTTATTGATTTTGTTGATATGGTAAAGAGGGCGGCCGCGGGGAAGCTTTCCGAACCTTATGAATTTTATGGAGTGAGGGGATAA
- a CDS encoding 4Fe-4S binding protein: protein MSDKKWPETWQEINPGCMVFRPGSASEYHTGSWRAKRPLWDKVKCIKCGLCYIYCPEGCITEDADGFFEANLDYCKGCGICAKECWTGAIAMADEEG from the coding sequence ATGTCAGACAAAAAATGGCCTGAAACATGGCAGGAGATCAACCCAGGCTGCATGGTTTTCCGCCCGGGGAGCGCCTCGGAGTATCATACTGGAAGCTGGCGGGCGAAACGCCCGCTTTGGGATAAGGTTAAATGCATAAAGTGTGGTCTTTGTTACATATACTGTCCTGAAGGTTGCATAACCGAAGATGCCGACGGGTTTTTTGAGGCCAATCTGGACTACTGCAAAGGGTGCGGCATCTGTGCGAAAGAGTGCTGGACAGGCGCCATTGCAATGGCGGATGAGGAGGGGTAA